In the genome of Pseudanabaena mucicola str. Chao 1806, the window TATAGAACCAGATCCTGATCAATATCAAATATTTTTAAAAAAACGAAAATTTGACCTTAATTTAAATATCGGTGTCAGTGATATATCAGGCGAAATGACTCTCAATATAATGTCTGTACCTACGTTAACAACTTTTTCTCAAGAAACAGCAAATAACATGGAGAAAGAAGGATATTCGGTTTTAGAAAAAAAACAGATACGAGTTAAGACTATATCAGAAATCATAGAAACTTATTGTGACAATAGATTTCCAGATTTACTCTCTATTGATGTAGAAGGTTTAGATGAACGCATTATCAAATCTATTGATTTTTCAAAAAGTAAACCAATTGTTATTTGTGTTGAAACAATTTCTTTTTCAAATACTGGTATGGGGATTAAAAATACAGAGATTATTGATTTTCTTGAACATCAAGATTATATAGTTTTTGCAGATACTAATATTAATACAATTTTTGTAAGAAAAGATCTTTGGCGACGCTAACTAAATATACAAATTTTCACTTGCCAGCACAGTAGTATTTATTTATAATTAATGATTTATGCACAGTAAATTTTTAGAGATCTTGTGTTGCCCTAAAACAGGCCAATTATTAAATCTAACAACTACCTCCATCAATTCTAATGGTGTGGTGATAACAGGTAAACTTTTTACAGAAGATGGTATTAGTTATCCGATAATTCGTGGTATACCTCGATTTGTTGATGAGGAATACTATGCATCAAGTTTTGGCTTTGAATGGAATCGTTGGCCCAAAGTACAATTTGAATCTGAAAATATTGGTAGACCAATGGCTGGTCACACCAGTTCCATGTGGAAGAGGATAACCAGTGCAATACCAGAACAAATTGAGGGCAAACTCTTAGTTGAGTTTGGATGCGGTTCGGGAAGGTTTCTTGATGTTATCCGACAGCAGGGAGGGATAGCTATAGGTATTGATCTAAGTCAAGCTGTAGAAGCAGCTCGTCTTAATTTTGCCAATGATCCCAATGTTTTAATTGTCCAAGGTGACATTACAAATCCACCTTTTCGACAAGACGTTTTTGATGGTGGTTACACAATTGGCGTATTACACCATACCCCTAAACCACTAGAGGGATTAAAGGCTTTAGTCAAAACTATTAAAAGTGATGGATGGGTTGCTTGTTGTGTTTACCCTAAGGGCGAGTTTTATGATTATGTTTCCGTACAACGCTTTCGCAAACTACACAACTTCTTGAAACCAGTTTTTCAATACTATCCTGCTCTTATTTATATTTATCTTTCTGCATATGTTTTAACCCCGATTATCTCTCAGGGTAGTCGCATTCCCATCTTATCGATCTTGCTTAACTATCTTGCAAAAAATTGGATAGTAGTTTTAGATTTACCTGATGTTCGTTGGCGAATTTTGGATATTTTTGATGCCATTACACCATCAATTGCTACAACCCATGATTCGGATGAAGTTTTACAATGGATGGAAGAATCTAATTGTAAAGATATCCATCAAACTGATTGGTGCAACACATCTTTTGCGGCGATTAAGAAATAAATACATAAAGATATAGATAAGAAATTAAAGCCATTTACATACTCTTACATCATGCAAAAACTATGTCTTTACAGTAGCCAAGCATTCTATCCTATGCACTGGGAATCATTCAAATATATATGTTCTCATTATGAAGTTCAAGGCTATATTATTAGCGATACTCCACCTGAAATCCCAAATGTTCATAAGCAGTTAGGATGGGCTGATCCTACATTAGAGGCGGAAGAATTAGGGATTACTATTTATCAAATACCAGATTGCGATCGCCATACAAAAGTCAAGTATTTATGCAAAACTCTAAAAACAATTAATCCAGATGTTATTTGGGTACAAGAAGAACCAACTAATTACTTTTTATTTCATATT includes:
- a CDS encoding class I SAM-dependent methyltransferase — its product is MVITGKLFTEDGISYPIIRGIPRFVDEEYYASSFGFEWNRWPKVQFESENIGRPMAGHTSSMWKRITSAIPEQIEGKLLVEFGCGSGRFLDVIRQQGGIAIGIDLSQAVEAARLNFANDPNVLIVQGDITNPPFRQDVFDGGYTIGVLHHTPKPLEGLKALVKTIKSDGWVACCVYPKGEFYDYVSVQRFRKLHNFLKPVFQYYPALIYIYLSAYVLTPIISQGSRIPILSILLNYLAKNWIVVLDLPDVRWRILDIFDAITPSIATTHDSDEVLQWMEESNCKDIHQTDWCNTSFAAIKK